One genomic segment of Natrononativus amylolyticus includes these proteins:
- a CDS encoding helix-turn-helix transcriptional regulator — MSPRRSGVDVLDLVSRRRDLLAALESAAGTKRELADRLECSRSTVDRAVRECEGRSLVERCADGIRLSTAGRLALAEHRRSLETLATIGDAGSLLASLPPEAPMALAMLEGATIHEPAGHAPNEPLEEIVRLLDGARRFRGLAAVERLPQFRTLLYDGTVHGDLDAELVLTDDLLSFLRANRGDQLRETMATGRFRVHVIPSVPYGLGIIDRPSTTVAFVVLTSDAGEPTAVVRNDSRAALEWATAVYDRYRAAATPVPSPPTGDE, encoded by the coding sequence ATGAGCCCCCGACGATCCGGCGTCGACGTTCTGGATCTCGTCTCGCGGAGACGGGATCTCCTCGCGGCCCTCGAGTCGGCCGCCGGAACCAAGCGCGAACTCGCCGACCGCCTCGAGTGCTCTCGCTCGACGGTCGACCGGGCGGTACGCGAGTGCGAGGGTCGATCGCTCGTCGAGCGATGTGCCGACGGGATCAGGCTCTCGACCGCCGGTCGCCTCGCACTCGCGGAGCACCGCCGGTCGCTCGAGACGCTCGCGACGATCGGCGACGCGGGCTCCCTCCTCGCCTCGTTGCCGCCGGAGGCGCCGATGGCGCTCGCCATGCTCGAGGGGGCGACGATCCACGAGCCCGCGGGCCACGCGCCGAACGAACCGCTCGAGGAAATCGTACGGCTCCTCGACGGTGCCCGCCGCTTTCGCGGTCTCGCCGCGGTCGAGCGCCTGCCGCAGTTTCGAACGCTCCTGTACGACGGGACGGTCCACGGCGACCTCGACGCCGAACTGGTCCTCACCGACGACCTCCTCTCGTTTCTGCGCGCCAACCGCGGCGACCAGCTCCGGGAGACGATGGCGACCGGGCGGTTTCGCGTCCACGTCATCCCGTCGGTCCCGTACGGACTCGGCATCATCGACCGGCCGTCGACCACCGTCGCCTTCGTCGTTCTGACGAGCGACGCGGGGGAGCCGACGGCGGTGGTCCGGAACGACTCCCGAGCGGCCCTCGAGTGGGCGACCGCGGTCTACGACCGGTACCGGGCGGCCGCCACGCCGGTCCCGTCGCCGCCGACCGGCGACGAGTAG
- the prf1 gene encoding peptide chain release factor aRF-1, whose amino-acid sequence MSQEGEQEHSDRKKYEFRKVIEDLKNFEGSGTQLVTIYIPEDRQISDVVAHVTQEHSEAANIKSKQTRTNVQDALTSIKDRLRYYDTFPPENGMVIFSGAVDSGGGQTEMVTRTLESPPQPVESFRYHCDSDFLTDPLEEMLTDKGLYGLIVLDRREANVGWLKGKRIEPVKSASSLVPGKQRKGGQSAQRFARLRLEAIDNFYQEVAGMANDLFVPKRHELDGVLVGGPSPTKDEFLDGDYLHHEISDSVIGKFDVAYTDESGLKDLVDNAEDALADAEVVKDKQQMEEFFKELNAGDLATYGFEQTRRNLVMGSVDRLLISEDLRKDVVTYDCAECDNTDRTMIDRRKATPDHECSECGAAVEAGEDDREDAIEHLIEIAEQRGTETKFISTDFEKGEQLYNAFGGVAGILRYSTGV is encoded by the coding sequence ATGAGCCAGGAGGGTGAGCAAGAGCACTCCGACCGGAAGAAGTACGAGTTCCGGAAGGTTATCGAGGATCTCAAGAACTTCGAGGGATCAGGGACCCAGCTCGTCACGATCTACATCCCCGAGGACCGCCAGATCAGTGACGTCGTCGCCCACGTCACCCAGGAGCACTCCGAAGCCGCGAACATCAAGTCCAAGCAGACGCGGACCAACGTCCAGGACGCGCTGACGAGTATCAAGGACCGGCTGCGCTACTACGACACCTTCCCGCCGGAGAACGGGATGGTGATCTTCTCGGGCGCGGTCGACTCCGGCGGCGGTCAGACCGAGATGGTCACCCGAACCCTCGAGAGTCCGCCCCAGCCCGTCGAGTCGTTCCGGTACCACTGCGACTCCGACTTCCTGACTGACCCCCTCGAGGAGATGCTCACCGACAAGGGGCTCTACGGCCTGATCGTCCTCGACCGCCGCGAGGCCAACGTCGGCTGGCTGAAGGGAAAACGGATCGAACCCGTAAAATCCGCCTCCTCGCTCGTCCCCGGCAAGCAGCGAAAGGGTGGCCAGTCCGCACAGCGGTTCGCCCGGCTTCGTCTCGAGGCGATCGACAACTTCTACCAGGAGGTCGCGGGGATGGCAAACGACCTGTTCGTCCCCAAGCGCCACGAACTCGACGGCGTGCTCGTCGGCGGTCCCTCCCCGACCAAAGACGAGTTCCTCGACGGCGATTACCTCCACCACGAGATCAGCGACTCGGTGATCGGCAAGTTCGACGTCGCCTACACCGACGAGTCCGGGCTGAAGGACCTGGTCGACAACGCCGAGGACGCGCTGGCCGACGCCGAGGTCGTCAAGGACAAACAGCAGATGGAGGAGTTCTTCAAGGAACTCAACGCGGGGGACCTCGCCACCTACGGCTTCGAGCAGACCCGCCGCAACCTCGTGATGGGCTCGGTCGACCGACTGTTGATCAGCGAGGACCTCCGCAAGGACGTCGTCACCTACGACTGCGCCGAGTGTGACAACACCGATCGGACGATGATCGACCGCCGGAAGGCGACGCCGGACCACGAGTGTTCCGAGTGCGGCGCGGCCGTCGAGGCCGGCGAAGACGACCGCGAGGACGCCATCGAGCACCTGATCGAGATCGCCGAACAGCGCGGCACCGAGACGAAGTTCATCTCCACCGATTTCGAGAAGGGCGAACAGCTCTACAACGCCTTCGGCGGCGTCGCCGGCATTCTGCGCTACAGTACGGGCGTCTAG
- the minD gene encoding MinD/ParA family ATP-binding protein, whose translation MSQQTVYAIASGKGGVGKTTTTVNLGTALARAGNRVAIVDADLGMANLAGFVSLDAESTTLHDVLAGNATVAEATHGLAENIVAVPSGTDLTGYADTTPEGLGEVVDALGEEFDYVLLDVGAGVSHETVLPLGLADAVVLVTTPEPAAVQDATKTIELTERAGGDLAGLLVTRTRPSGDVAAEEIADSLGLPLLGTIPDDSAVRESVYSGTPLVVHDGDRPAAVAYKRLAAELAGVEPAEVDAAATDGAGETDRPASSDDVSSAITEAESER comes from the coding sequence ATGTCTCAGCAAACTGTATATGCGATCGCGAGCGGAAAGGGCGGCGTCGGCAAGACGACGACGACGGTCAACCTCGGCACGGCACTCGCACGGGCCGGAAACCGGGTCGCCATCGTCGACGCGGATCTCGGAATGGCGAATCTGGCCGGGTTCGTCAGCCTCGACGCGGAGTCGACGACGCTTCACGACGTCCTCGCCGGAAACGCGACGGTCGCGGAGGCGACACACGGGCTGGCCGAGAACATCGTCGCCGTTCCGAGCGGCACCGACCTGACCGGCTACGCCGACACCACTCCCGAGGGCCTCGGCGAGGTCGTCGACGCGCTGGGCGAGGAGTTCGACTACGTGCTCCTCGACGTCGGCGCCGGCGTCAGCCACGAAACCGTCCTCCCGCTCGGTCTCGCCGACGCCGTCGTTCTCGTCACGACGCCCGAACCCGCGGCCGTCCAGGACGCCACCAAGACGATCGAGCTCACGGAGCGCGCCGGCGGCGACCTCGCCGGGCTGCTCGTCACGCGAACCCGCCCCTCCGGCGACGTCGCCGCCGAGGAGATTGCCGACAGTCTCGGGCTCCCCTTACTGGGAACGATCCCCGACGATTCGGCCGTTCGCGAGAGCGTCTATTCCGGAACGCCGCTGGTCGTCCACGACGGCGACAGGCCGGCCGCCGTCGCCTACAAGCGCCTCGCCGCCGAACTCGCGGGCGTCGAACCCGCCGAGGTCGACGCGGCGGCGACCGACGGCGCCGGCGAAACCGACCGACCGGCCTCCAGCGACGACGTCTCGAGTGCGATCACGGAAGCCGAGTCCGAGCGCTGA